Proteins from a genomic interval of Acidobacteriota bacterium:
- a CDS encoding PIN domain-containing protein, giving the protein MILADTGFWLALANPRDRHHATARRRLERLAEPLITTWPVITETCYLLLTRIGPPSQREFLTLLDRGGFEVFPLDPEHVPRTLELMQAYEDLPMDLADASLVVLAEALGHGRILSTGRRDFGAYRWKQREPFENLLLGE; this is encoded by the coding sequence ATGATCCTCGCTGACACCGGCTTCTGGCTCGCCCTGGCCAACCCCCGCGACCGCCACCACGCCACCGCCCGCCGCCGGCTGGAGCGTCTTGCCGAACCCCTGATCACCACCTGGCCGGTGATCACCGAGACCTGCTACCTGCTCCTCACCCGCATCGGCCCGCCAAGCCAGCGGGAGTTCCTCACGCTCCTGGACCGCGGCGGCTTCGAAGTCTTCCCCCTCGACCCGGAGCACGTCCCTCGCACCCTCGAGCTGATGCAGGCCTACGAAGACCTCCCCATGGACCTCGCCGACGCCTCGCTGGTGGTGCTGGCCGAGGCCCTGGGCCACGGCCGGATCCTGTCCACCGGTCGACGAGACTTCGGGGCCTATCGGTGGAAGCAGCGGGAGCCGTTTGAGAATTTGTTGTTGGGGGAGTGA
- a CDS encoding ribbon-helix-helix protein, CopG family, which translates to MATKRITISLPQKIYDEVEELAQREHRSMSELVREAIRHCADSPRGDGAFGSWGVTEVAEPATAYGADPGVPRGLAAAQSSKLDYLQRSTGLTVGEILQQGIDRVYEEARGSAKDSLRVLRESSFIGCGAGPEDLSESYKSYLGESLSTKHDPR; encoded by the coding sequence GTGGCTACCAAACGCATCACCATCTCGCTCCCTCAAAAGATCTACGACGAAGTCGAGGAACTCGCCCAACGCGAGCATCGCTCCATGTCCGAGCTCGTGCGGGAAGCGATCCGGCACTGTGCGGATAGCCCGAGGGGTGATGGGGCTTTCGGGTCGTGGGGTGTGACCGAAGTTGCCGAGCCGGCGACTGCCTACGGTGCCGACCCTGGAGTCCCGCGAGGCCTTGCCGCGGCCCAGAGCTCGAAGCTCGATTACCTGCAGCGCTCCACCGGGCTGACGGTGGGCGAGATCCTCCAGCAGGGCATCGACCGCGTCTACGAGGAGGCCCGGGGATCCGCGAAGGACTCCCTTCGCGTGCTCCGGGAGTCGAGCTTCATCGGCTGCGGCGCGGGGCCGGAGGATCTTTCCGAGTCCTACAAGAGCTATCTCGGCGAGTCCCTGTCCACCAAGCATGATCCTCGCTGA
- a CDS encoding thiazole synthase, whose protein sequence is MSQDTAQILPPTQETPAVEPLTIAGRSFASRLILGTGKYPDYPTMEAAHQASGTEMVTVAVRRVDLADTGSGSMMEHIDTDRLLLLPNTAGCYTADDAIRTARLARELGGWEWVKLEVIGDEKTLFPDTAELLKATEVLVKEGFVVLPYTNDDPVVCRRLEEAGAAAVMPLGAPIGSGMGIRNRANLRIIVEQAKVPVIVDAGVGTASDAAIALELGADGVLMNTAIAGAQDPVRMAHAMRLAVQAGWLAAHSGRIPKKLYATASSPLEGLIE, encoded by the coding sequence ATGAGCCAAGACACCGCCCAGATTCTGCCCCCGACCCAGGAAACCCCCGCTGTAGAGCCTCTTACCATCGCCGGCCGCAGCTTCGCCTCGCGTCTCATCCTGGGCACCGGCAAATACCCCGATTACCCCACCATGGAGGCGGCCCACCAAGCCTCCGGCACCGAGATGGTCACCGTCGCCGTGCGCCGGGTCGACCTCGCCGACACCGGCTCCGGCTCGATGATGGAGCACATCGACACCGACCGCCTGCTGCTCCTCCCCAACACCGCCGGCTGCTACACCGCCGACGACGCCATCCGCACCGCCCGCTTGGCCCGCGAGCTCGGCGGCTGGGAGTGGGTGAAGCTGGAGGTCATCGGTGACGAGAAAACCCTCTTCCCCGACACCGCCGAGCTGCTCAAAGCCACCGAGGTCTTGGTGAAGGAGGGCTTCGTCGTCCTCCCCTACACCAACGACGACCCGGTGGTCTGCCGCCGCCTGGAAGAGGCCGGTGCCGCTGCCGTCATGCCCCTGGGCGCTCCCATCGGTTCCGGCATGGGGATTCGCAACCGCGCCAACCTGCGCATCATCGTCGAGCAGGCCAAGGTCCCGGTGATCGTCGACGCTGGCGTCGGCACCGCCTCCGACGCCGCCATCGCCCTCGAGCTCGGCGCCGACGGCGTCCTGATGAACACTGCCATCGCCGGCGCCCAGGATCCCGTGAGGATGGCCCACGCCATGCGCCTCGCCGTCCAGGCCGGCTGGCTCGCCGCCCACTCCGGCCGCATTCCCAAGAAGCTCTACGCCACCGCTTCCTCGCCGCTGGAAGGGCTCATCGAGTAG
- a CDS encoding deoxynucleoside kinase, with the protein MTRTSLPFHYLAVDGPIGVGKTTLVEMLVRRFEGVKVLEDVENPFLPNFYQDRPGAAFQTELYFLLSRFKQQQDIVQRELFDRLVVSDYSFQKNRIFAYLNLSDDELMLFDKLYNLLEPQIPEPQLQLYLVADVETCKERIKRRSRSFEKDISSDYLRELIDAYNHYYHYYERTPLLVVDTRHIDFLHREEDFEDLVHQLSRPIKGTQYYVPRGSA; encoded by the coding sequence TTGACCCGCACCTCCCTGCCGTTTCACTACCTGGCCGTCGACGGCCCCATCGGAGTGGGAAAGACCACTCTGGTAGAGATGCTCGTGCGCCGCTTTGAGGGGGTCAAAGTCCTCGAGGACGTGGAGAACCCCTTCCTCCCCAACTTCTACCAGGACCGCCCCGGCGCCGCCTTCCAGACCGAGCTCTACTTCCTGCTCTCACGCTTCAAACAGCAGCAGGACATCGTCCAGCGGGAGCTCTTCGACCGCCTGGTGGTTTCCGACTACTCGTTCCAAAAGAACCGTATCTTCGCCTACCTCAACCTCAGCGACGACGAGCTGATGCTCTTCGACAAGCTCTACAACCTCCTCGAGCCCCAGATCCCCGAGCCCCAGCTGCAGCTCTACCTGGTGGCGGACGTGGAGACCTGCAAAGAGCGCATCAAGCGCCGATCCCGCAGCTTCGAAAAGGACATCTCCTCCGACTATCTGCGCGAGCTCATCGACGCCTACAACCACTACTACCACTACTACGAACGGACACCGCTGCTGGTGGTGGACACCCGCCACATCGACTTCCTGCATCGGGAAGAAGACTTCGAGGACTTGGTGCACCAGCTCTCCCGACCGATCAAGGGTACCCAATACTATGTACCCCGGGGCAGCGCCTGA
- a CDS encoding NYN domain-containing protein, with amino-acid sequence MDERKIALFCDFENIALGVRDSKTEEFDINLVLERLLEKGKIIVKKAYADWHRYSEYKRIFHEAAIELIDIPQKRYSGKNSADIKMVVDAMDLCYSKEHLDTFAIMSGDSDFSPLVSKLKENNKYVIGVGVKNASSSLLVDNCDEFIYYEDVWRDAQSHPQVEGLTKKDAELFGLLTDAMQALIRENKEVLWGSMIKQTMQRKKPSFNEGYYGYGNFSELLEDAEDKGVIRLRRDKRSGSYIVTGYGEQRGKGRR; translated from the coding sequence GTGGACGAGCGCAAGATCGCCCTCTTCTGCGATTTCGAGAACATCGCCTTGGGCGTGCGCGACTCCAAGACCGAGGAGTTCGACATCAATCTGGTGCTGGAGCGGCTGCTGGAGAAGGGCAAGATCATCGTCAAGAAGGCGTACGCCGACTGGCACCGCTACAGCGAGTACAAGCGCATTTTCCACGAGGCGGCCATCGAGCTCATCGACATTCCCCAGAAGCGATACTCGGGAAAGAACAGCGCCGACATCAAGATGGTGGTGGACGCCATGGACCTGTGCTACTCGAAGGAGCACCTGGACACCTTCGCCATCATGTCCGGCGACAGTGATTTTTCGCCCTTGGTCTCGAAGCTCAAGGAGAATAATAAGTACGTCATCGGCGTGGGGGTGAAGAACGCCTCGTCGAGCCTCTTGGTGGACAATTGCGACGAGTTCATCTACTACGAGGACGTATGGCGGGACGCCCAGAGCCACCCCCAGGTGGAGGGCCTGACGAAGAAGGACGCCGAGCTCTTCGGGCTGCTCACCGACGCCATGCAGGCGCTGATCCGCGAGAACAAGGAAGTGCTGTGGGGCTCGATGATCAAGCAGACCATGCAGCGCAAGAAGCCGTCGTTCAACGAGGGCTATTACGGCTACGGCAATTTTTCCGAGCTACTGGAGGACGCCGAGGACAAGGGCGTGATCCGGCTGCGGCGGGACAAGCGCTCCGGCAGCTACATCGTCACCGGCTACGGCGAGCAGCGGGGCAAGGGGCGGCGGTAA
- the tsaD gene encoding tRNA (adenosine(37)-N6)-threonylcarbamoyltransferase complex transferase subunit TsaD, giving the protein MAHSDDSPAIPSNDLEPLVLGIETSCDDTACALVARGGRVLSSVVSSQLAAHRPYGGVVPEIASREHLANWQAVSRRALEEAGVELSAVDAVAATRGPGLVGSLLVGLSLGKALAYGLGKPFLGVHHLEGHLYSPFLETDGTPAETPPEHFVGLVVSGGHTSLYDVRGSAVTTLAETRDDAMGEVFDKVGKRVGLPYPQGPLVDRLAELGDRRRAEVLPIASTKESLDFSYSGLKTAALLAIEALERTDADTAYRPEQDPPFEPPVLDLLAAFRYAAVEQILRRLRRLHRRRPIPLLAVSGGAAANRLLRRQLETWAAEEKISLRLVPLTYAGDNAAMIAHAAAQRLARGETDDPLDSEAASRLVLG; this is encoded by the coding sequence ATGGCCCACTCCGACGACTCACCCGCCATCCCTTCCAACGACCTTGAACCGCTGGTCTTGGGCATCGAAACTTCCTGCGACGACACTGCCTGCGCGCTGGTGGCTCGCGGCGGCCGGGTCCTCTCGTCGGTGGTTTCCAGTCAGCTCGCCGCCCATCGTCCCTATGGCGGCGTGGTGCCGGAAATCGCTTCCCGGGAACATCTCGCCAATTGGCAGGCGGTGAGTCGCCGAGCGCTCGAGGAAGCCGGTGTCGAGCTCTCTGCGGTGGACGCCGTGGCCGCCACCCGCGGCCCGGGGCTGGTGGGTTCGTTGCTGGTGGGGCTCTCTCTGGGCAAGGCTCTGGCCTACGGTCTGGGCAAACCCTTCCTCGGCGTTCACCACCTGGAAGGCCATCTTTACTCGCCGTTCCTGGAAACCGACGGCACCCCCGCCGAGACGCCGCCGGAGCACTTCGTCGGCCTGGTGGTCTCCGGGGGTCATACCAGCCTCTACGATGTCCGCGGCAGCGCTGTCACCACCCTCGCCGAGACTCGCGACGACGCCATGGGGGAGGTTTTCGACAAAGTGGGCAAGCGCGTTGGCCTGCCCTATCCACAGGGGCCGCTGGTGGACCGGCTGGCGGAGCTGGGAGATCGCCGGCGGGCCGAAGTACTCCCTATCGCCTCCACCAAGGAGAGCCTCGACTTCTCCTACTCCGGCCTCAAGACCGCCGCGCTGCTGGCCATCGAGGCGCTGGAACGAACCGACGCCGACACCGCCTACCGGCCGGAGCAGGATCCACCCTTCGAGCCGCCGGTGCTCGACCTGCTGGCGGCCTTTCGCTACGCCGCGGTCGAGCAGATCCTGCGCCGCCTGCGCCGCCTCCACCGCCGCCGCCCGATCCCCCTACTGGCGGTCTCCGGCGGCGCCGCCGCCAACCGTCTGCTCCGCCGCCAGCTGGAGACCTGGGCCGCGGAAGAGAAGATCTCCCTGCGCCTCGTCCCCCTAACCTACGCCGGCGACAACGCCGCCATGATCGCCCACGCCGCCGCCCAACGCCTGGCCCGGGGCGAGACCGACGACCCCCTGGACAGCGAAGCCGCCAGCCGCCTTGTGTTGGGATAG